The Algoriphagus sanaruensis genome window below encodes:
- a CDS encoding GNAT family N-acetyltransferase — protein MTISGEREISLVTWNEIHFHQLYPLANNPKIAMNLRDSYPQPYTIHDARHWIEHNQKFNPPQNFAIEFEGKLAGAIGAERGKDELRTNMELGFWIGEPFWGKGIATEAVKLYTDYIFQKFDIQRIFAQVFDFNGESMSVLEKAGYVPEAILKKAFIKRGRIGDLFQYVRVRDEE, from the coding sequence ATGACCATATCAGGCGAAAGGGAAATAAGTTTGGTGACATGGAATGAAATACATTTTCATCAGCTCTATCCTCTGGCTAATAATCCAAAAATTGCCATGAATCTTCGTGACAGCTATCCTCAGCCGTACACGATACATGATGCAAGACATTGGATTGAGCACAATCAGAAATTCAACCCACCGCAAAATTTTGCGATCGAATTTGAAGGGAAATTAGCAGGGGCAATTGGGGCTGAGCGTGGCAAAGATGAGCTTAGAACCAATATGGAATTAGGGTTTTGGATTGGGGAACCATTTTGGGGAAAAGGCATTGCCACAGAAGCAGTAAAGCTGTATACCGACTATATATTTCAGAAATTCGATATCCAGCGAATTTTCGCTCAGGTGTTTGACTTTAATGGAGAATCCATGAGTGTATTAGAAAAAGCAGGATATGTTCCTGAGGCGATTCTTAAAAAGGCGTTTATTAAAAGAGGTCGAATCGGAGACCTATTCCAATATGTAAGGGTACGGGATGAAGAATAA
- the prfA gene encoding peptide chain release factor 1, with protein sequence MLDKLQALKERFEEVGQLIILPDSMSDMSKYAKLTKEYKDLEKIVGVFDTYMLVLKNIDSSKQILEKEKDPEFREMAKMELDDLAEQKVTLEEELKQLLIPKDPNDSKDCILEVRAGTGGDEAAIFAGDLFRMYERFCEMQGWKLTVLDLTFGSAGGYKEIIATVSGADVYGMLKYESGVHRVQRVPATESQGRVHTSAASVAVLPEMDEVEVHLDMNDIRKDTFCSSGPGGQSVNTTYSAVRLTHLPSGLVVTCQDEKSQIKNFEKALKVLRSRLYEIELAKHNEAVGAQRKSMVASGDRSDKIRTYNYPQSRVTDHRINKTVYNLPEVMDGHVEEFISALRLAENLEKLQAGGIE encoded by the coding sequence ATGCTTGACAAATTACAAGCCTTAAAAGAGCGTTTTGAAGAAGTAGGTCAGCTCATCATTTTACCGGACTCCATGTCCGATATGTCAAAATATGCCAAACTGACCAAGGAGTACAAAGATCTTGAGAAAATCGTAGGTGTTTTTGATACCTACATGCTAGTTCTTAAAAATATTGATAGCTCCAAGCAAATCCTTGAAAAGGAAAAAGATCCTGAATTTCGCGAAATGGCGAAAATGGAATTGGATGATCTTGCCGAACAAAAAGTAACCTTGGAGGAGGAACTTAAGCAACTGTTAATACCTAAAGATCCCAATGATTCAAAAGATTGTATTCTTGAGGTGAGAGCAGGAACAGGGGGGGATGAAGCTGCCATTTTTGCTGGTGACTTGTTCCGAATGTATGAACGATTCTGCGAAATGCAGGGCTGGAAACTGACTGTTTTGGACTTGACTTTTGGTTCGGCTGGAGGATACAAAGAAATCATTGCTACTGTTTCAGGTGCAGACGTATACGGCATGCTCAAATATGAATCTGGGGTTCACCGAGTTCAACGAGTTCCTGCTACCGAATCTCAGGGGCGAGTTCATACTTCTGCTGCCTCAGTGGCGGTACTTCCTGAAATGGACGAAGTAGAAGTTCATTTGGACATGAATGATATTCGGAAAGATACCTTTTGCTCCTCCGGTCCTGGGGGACAATCCGTGAATACTACCTATTCGGCAGTTCGTCTTACTCACCTTCCATCTGGTCTTGTAGTGACTTGTCAGGATGAAAAATCTCAAATTAAGAACTTTGAGAAAGCATTGAAAGTATTGAGATCGAGACTCTATGAGATTGAACTGGCTAAGCATAACGAAGCTGTAGGCGCTCAAAGAAAATCAATGGTCGCAAGTGGAGACCGATCTGATAAAATCAGAACCTACAATTATCCTCAATCGAGAGTGACGGATCACAGAATCAATAAAACGGTCTATAATTTACCTGAAGTGATGGATGGACATGTAGAAGAATTTATTTCTGCCTTGAGATTAGCTGAAAATCTTGAAAAACTTCAAGCAGGAGGAATAGAATAG
- a CDS encoding BspA family leucine-rich repeat surface protein, which translates to MDDKNNPNSGNPRIFIDTNGITVKCENCVVGYKEILNGIEYEVVDNDLIRKRRDEGVDMTKLCTSLVTDMSWLFFFSVFNYPENDWDFENLMRWMDTIPEFNQSIGNWDVSNVTKMTSMFKGSSFNQPVENWDVSKVINMSGMFEDSSFNQSIGKWDVSNVTDMSGMFSGSFFNQSIGKWDVSNVIYMTRMFNGSPFNQPIETWNVSKVTDMSLMFEGSKFNQPIGNWDVGLVTDMSLMFEDSKFNQNISKWCVSKIPTEPIGFSKNSPLTEQNKPQWGTCPE; encoded by the coding sequence ATGGATGATAAAAACAACCCAAATTCTGGAAATCCCAGAATTTTCATAGATACCAATGGAATAACAGTCAAATGTGAAAACTGTGTGGTTGGATACAAAGAAATTCTCAACGGAATTGAGTATGAGGTTGTGGATAATGATTTGATTAGGAAAAGGAGAGATGAGGGAGTCGATATGACTAAACTCTGTACTTCTTTAGTTACTGATATGAGTTGGTTGTTCTTTTTTTCTGTATTCAATTATCCAGAAAATGATTGGGATTTTGAAAATCTTATGAGGTGGATGGACACAATTCCCGAATTCAATCAATCTATAGGGAACTGGGACGTAAGTAATGTCACGAAAATGACCAGTATGTTTAAAGGTTCCTCTTTCAATCAACCAGTTGAGAACTGGGATGTAAGTAAGGTTATCAATATGAGTGGTATGTTTGAAGATTCTTCGTTTAATCAATCCATTGGAAAATGGGATGTAAGTAATGTTACCGATATGAGTGGTATGTTCTCAGGTTCCTTTTTTAATCAATCTATTGGAAAATGGGATGTAAGTAATGTGATTTATATGACTCGGATGTTCAATGGTTCCCCTTTCAATCAACCTATTGAAACTTGGAATGTAAGCAAGGTCACTGATATGAGTTTAATGTTCGAAGGGTCCAAATTCAACCAACCCATTGGAAATTGGGATGTAGGTTTGGTTACAGATATGAGTTTAATGTTTGAAGATTCCAAATTCAATCAGAATATCTCTAAATGGTGTGTATCTAAAATTCCAACTGAACCAATCGGTTTCTCAAAAAATTCTCCTCTAACTGAACAAAACAAACCCCAATGGGGAACTTGTCCTGAATAA
- a CDS encoding recombinase family protein yields MGMKVKYNRTSTINQSGERYKLDSEKYELTLFDKGVSGKVPFKEREKGKVLVELIQKGEVETVVVEELSRLGRNTVDVLTNLQWLEEMGVNVVVRGMGNLQSHIDGKKNPIWNLITSVMSSLYELEREQIRERTESGRKMYVINGGKLGRKVGSNENLQSFLQKPKVKQIQSLLEKGKSVRDICGRLSVSPSTVTKVKKSLSLTF; encoded by the coding sequence ATGGGTATGAAAGTGAAGTACAACCGAACCTCCACCATCAATCAGAGTGGGGAGAGATATAAGTTGGATTCGGAGAAGTATGAATTAACCCTCTTTGATAAAGGGGTAAGTGGTAAAGTTCCATTTAAGGAAAGGGAAAAAGGAAAAGTATTAGTGGAACTTATTCAAAAAGGTGAAGTGGAAACTGTGGTGGTGGAAGAATTATCGAGGTTGGGTAGAAATACTGTAGATGTTCTTACCAATCTCCAATGGTTGGAAGAAATGGGTGTGAATGTGGTAGTGAGAGGTATGGGTAATCTTCAATCACATATTGATGGAAAGAAGAATCCAATTTGGAATCTGATTACTTCAGTGATGAGTTCACTTTATGAATTGGAAAGAGAACAAATCAGAGAGAGAACCGAAAGTGGAAGGAAGATGTATGTAATCAATGGAGGTAAGTTGGGTAGAAAGGTTGGAAGTAATGAGAATCTCCAATCGTTCCTTCAGAAACCGAAGGTTAAACAAATTCAATCCCTTTTGGAAAAGGGTAAATCGGTTAGAGATATCTGTGGAAGATTATCAGTTTCACCATCCACCGTTACTAAAGTGAAAAAATCCCTATCCCTTACTTTTTGA
- a CDS encoding toxin-antitoxin system YwqK family antitoxin codes for MKKINTFGIGSFTTLLILVVMGIPLWVYFFGDGSLPSIKYLFFSFILFGVILLLIISNLKLIADFYNSLSDVDIKPTSPKEKKTEEGIKDGLFEEFYPNGNLKFLGNYFDGKREGEWKEYFDNGILREKGNYSKGKKDGVFQIFEIGGEKVGELVFKNGVLKESNQFKNNLLHGIQKYYDNDGILLRTLTCEDGEIIDGLWESYYEYGQLKKKGNYQNGKREGLWESYHQNGQLRDKGNYLNDKRDGLWESYHQNGQLRDKGNYLNDKRDGLWEYYHENGQLEERGNYLNGLRNGYFESYNQNGQLRERGSYIDSKKADGLWESYDENGHISEKGNYQNGKREGLWESYHRKGQLYQKRNYHNGLEEGLWESYFENSHISEKGNYQNGKREGLWESYNYLGQLYGKGNYLNNGKEGIWEYFDNEKGLVRTVIYKNGSVIDGLWKSTDDEFDFGYETGNYVNGLREGLWESYNHLGQLVETKNYHKGKIQWSINYFFSRIKQKITSIFSS; via the coding sequence ATGAAAAAGATAAACACATTCGGAATAGGTTCATTTACAACCCTATTGATTTTGGTTGTTATGGGAATTCCACTTTGGGTTTATTTTTTTGGTGATGGGAGTTTACCTTCAATTAAGTATCTGTTTTTCTCCTTCATCCTTTTTGGGGTAATTCTCCTATTGATTATTTCAAACCTTAAACTTATAGCAGATTTTTACAATTCTTTATCCGATGTGGATATTAAACCTACTTCACCAAAGGAAAAGAAAACTGAGGAGGGAATTAAGGATGGACTTTTTGAGGAATTCTATCCTAATGGGAATTTGAAATTTTTAGGAAACTATTTTGATGGAAAAAGAGAGGGTGAATGGAAAGAATATTTTGATAATGGAATTCTGAGGGAAAAAGGAAATTACTCTAAGGGAAAGAAAGATGGGGTTTTTCAGATTTTTGAAATTGGAGGAGAAAAAGTTGGAGAATTAGTTTTTAAAAATGGTGTATTAAAGGAAAGTAACCAATTCAAAAACAACCTCCTTCACGGAATCCAAAAGTACTATGATAATGATGGAATTTTACTTAGAACCTTAACCTGTGAAGATGGGGAAATCATTGATGGGTTATGGGAATCATACTATGAATATGGTCAATTAAAGAAAAAGGGAAATTATCAAAATGGAAAAAGGGAGGGTCTTTGGGAATCCTACCACCAAAATGGTCAATTGAGAGATAAAGGAAATTATCTCAACGATAAAAGAGATGGATTGTGGGAATCCTACCACCAAAATGGTCAATTGAGAGATAAAGGAAATTATCTCAACGATAAAAGAGATGGATTGTGGGAATACTACCACGAAAATGGTCAATTAGAGGAAAGAGGAAATTATCTTAATGGATTGAGGAATGGTTATTTTGAATCCTATAATCAAAACGGACAATTGAGAGAAAGAGGGAGTTATATCGACAGTAAAAAGGCGGATGGATTATGGGAATCATACGATGAAAATGGTCACATATCCGAAAAGGGAAATTATCAAAATGGAAAAAGGGAAGGTCTTTGGGAATCCTATCACCGTAAAGGTCAGTTATACCAAAAACGAAATTATCATAATGGATTGGAAGAAGGTCTTTGGGAATCCTATTTCGAAAATAGTCACATATCCGAAAAGGGAAATTATCAAAATGGAAAAAGGGAAGGTCTTTGGGAATCCTACAACTATTTAGGTCAGTTATATGGAAAAGGAAATTATCTCAACAATGGAAAGGAGGGTATTTGGGAATATTTTGATAATGAAAAGGGTTTAGTTAGAACCGTAATCTATAAAAATGGAAGTGTAATTGATGGACTTTGGAAATCCACTGACGATGAATTCGATTTTGGATATGAAACTGGAAATTATGTTAATGGATTGAGGGAAGGTCTTTGGGAATCCTACAACCATTTAGGTCAGTTAGTTGAGACAAAAAATTATCATAAAGGGAAAATTCAATGGTCAATAAATTATTTTTTCTCACGGATTAAGCAAAAAATCACCTCCATATTTTCGTCTTAG
- a CDS encoding recombinase family protein codes for MTKSINQIGLLFRVSSKPQETDGGGLEVQKRLGLEIANRLQLEPIEFNEGVQSSFKVEINQRPKLVELLDEIQKPNGIRKVWVFNTDRLGRYSNSWYSILKVFIDYGVEIYIGEDLNPYDLSSSVDKLTINILSSISQYDNELRRMRSVLGKRNSLKNGNTYVGGTVPFGYTVEGKNLVIHPTESKYIKKMYEMYSEGKSPMEIKVFLDHQTEVNPRRSVKGWNVGTILSMLKKEIYKGVQIWEWKEKLPNGEEEIVESFELKVPPIINENFWNEVQEKIQNHYPLQFDGKSRKSLLKGLLICPKCKLRLGHRFKTNNHYYGKCSEDNWRKVGKKNDLKSCPIKKSPRMEVLDEKIIDSVIEVIKNSKRKREDYKIKNLQTKFDEVENIRLQKSTLERKIRGKNSELSKIEEQEIQIEFDIRIGNLTEKKGELLKKKFGEHIQVLKEEIENLKGELEVFSNSKGWIDWLEKMNEEIEKLKTQSLEKKREFLFSVLKEIQIIYDQKKQSHKIDIKFLLPLVGDSILYNVERDDNGFKTYNLKEGSTVYEMEVDSFVPNNSKDQSYKGELVQRIVELKEIEGYSLEKICEILNKEGKKPIGGGIWYKSRVSSFYSYNRKLLPKVEGVRKMN; via the coding sequence ATGACTAAATCAATTAACCAGATTGGGCTTCTATTTAGGGTTTCATCTAAACCTCAGGAAACTGATGGTGGTGGACTGGAAGTTCAGAAGAGATTGGGTTTGGAAATTGCAAATAGACTTCAATTAGAACCTATTGAATTTAATGAAGGAGTTCAATCCTCCTTCAAAGTTGAAATAAACCAAAGACCCAAATTGGTTGAACTTTTGGATGAAATTCAGAAACCCAATGGAATCAGAAAAGTATGGGTGTTCAATACCGATAGATTGGGTAGGTATTCGAATTCGTGGTACTCAATATTAAAGGTCTTTATCGATTATGGGGTTGAGATATACATTGGTGAGGATTTAAATCCCTATGATTTATCTAGTTCAGTTGATAAACTAACAATCAATATTCTTTCTTCAATTTCTCAATATGATAATGAGTTAAGAAGAATGAGGTCAGTTTTGGGAAAAAGAAATTCCCTAAAAAATGGAAATACCTATGTTGGAGGTACGGTTCCTTTCGGATATACGGTTGAAGGAAAGAATTTGGTTATTCACCCTACAGAATCAAAGTATATCAAAAAGATGTATGAGATGTACAGTGAAGGAAAATCACCGATGGAAATTAAGGTTTTCTTAGACCATCAAACTGAAGTGAATCCGAGAAGGAGTGTTAAGGGATGGAATGTAGGTACTATACTTTCAATGTTGAAGAAAGAAATCTACAAAGGTGTTCAGATTTGGGAGTGGAAAGAAAAACTTCCTAATGGAGAGGAAGAAATTGTAGAATCCTTTGAACTTAAAGTTCCTCCAATTATTAATGAGAACTTTTGGAATGAGGTACAAGAAAAAATTCAAAACCACTATCCTCTCCAATTTGATGGAAAGAGTAGGAAATCACTTTTAAAGGGGTTGTTAATTTGTCCTAAATGTAAGTTAAGGTTGGGACATCGGTTTAAAACCAATAACCATTACTATGGAAAATGTAGTGAAGATAATTGGAGAAAAGTTGGAAAGAAGAATGACCTAAAAAGTTGTCCAATAAAAAAGAGTCCTCGAATGGAAGTATTGGATGAAAAAATAATTGATTCGGTAATTGAAGTAATTAAAAATTCCAAAAGGAAAAGAGAGGATTACAAAATCAAAAACCTTCAAACAAAATTCGATGAAGTAGAAAATATAAGGTTGCAAAAATCCACTTTAGAAAGGAAAATTAGGGGTAAGAATTCTGAACTATCCAAAATTGAAGAACAGGAAATTCAGATAGAATTTGATATCAGAATTGGAAATTTAACAGAGAAGAAGGGTGAGCTCCTCAAAAAGAAATTCGGTGAACACATCCAAGTTTTGAAGGAAGAAATTGAAAATTTAAAAGGAGAATTAGAAGTGTTTTCCAATTCTAAAGGTTGGATAGATTGGCTAGAAAAAATGAATGAGGAAATTGAAAAGTTAAAAACTCAATCATTGGAGAAAAAACGAGAATTCCTTTTTAGTGTCCTCAAAGAGATTCAAATTATTTATGACCAAAAGAAACAATCCCATAAGATTGATATTAAGTTTTTACTTCCACTGGTTGGGGATTCTATCCTCTATAATGTTGAAAGAGACGATAATGGATTTAAAACCTATAATCTAAAGGAAGGAAGTACAGTTTATGAAATGGAAGTTGATTCCTTTGTTCCAAACAACTCAAAAGACCAATCTTATAAGGGGGAATTGGTTCAGAGAATTGTAGAACTGAAAGAGATTGAAGGATACTCTTTGGAAAAGATTTGTGAGATTCTAAATAAAGAAGGTAAGAAACCAATAGGGGGTGGTATTTGGTATAAAAGTAGGGTTTCCTCGTTCTATAGTTACAATAGAAAACTCCTCCCAAAGGTGGAGGGGGTAAGAAAAATGAACTAA
- a CDS encoding Kazal-type serine protease inhibitor family protein: protein MRFLKFLIFFISPLFLFQCTEKSEPMNLCFDSEISNRPDECIAIYNPVCGCDGITYYNSCYAQSSGIRAYAPGSCNPTD, encoded by the coding sequence ATGCGCTTTTTAAAATTCTTGATATTTTTTATTTCACCATTATTCCTATTCCAGTGCACCGAAAAATCGGAACCTATGAATCTTTGTTTTGATTCGGAAATTTCAAATAGGCCAGATGAATGCATAGCCATTTATAATCCGGTATGTGGCTGTGATGGAATCACTTATTATAATTCTTGCTATGCTCAATCTTCTGGAATAAGAGCCTATGCCCCTGGATCATGCAATCCTACAGATTAA
- a CDS encoding cystathionine gamma-synthase family protein, with protein sequence MNPKNFHPESLMMSHGYKPEWSEGAIKCPIFQTSTFVFKNAQEGKEFFELAYGKREKSPGEQPGLIYSRLNNPDLQILEERLCLWDQADECAVFESGMSAISTVLLEFLRPGDYLLYSMPVYGGTDHFINKVLPQYGINGIGFSADETFEEILEKTKGHSIKLVYVETPANPTNALFDLELCRKIADHFSSENSYVPVAVDNTYMGPLWQHPLLHGADLVVYSATKYIGGHSDLIAGAVLGKKELMQRVRTLRTFLGNMAGPWTGWLLMRSLETLKVRMTQQALNAEKVADYLAAHPKVDKVYYLGHLAEGTNQYKIFKKQLSCAGAMVSFDIKGGEKEAFKFLDSLKLFHLAVSLGSTESLAEHPATMTHSDVSDSDRQKLGISEKLVRLSIGVEHADDLIWDIKQALDLV encoded by the coding sequence ATGAACCCAAAAAATTTCCACCCAGAAAGTCTCATGATGTCTCATGGTTACAAGCCAGAGTGGTCAGAAGGAGCAATAAAATGTCCCATTTTTCAAACCTCTACCTTTGTATTCAAAAATGCCCAAGAAGGCAAAGAGTTTTTTGAATTAGCCTATGGAAAAAGGGAAAAATCGCCAGGAGAGCAACCTGGTTTGATTTATTCTCGGCTAAATAATCCAGACCTTCAAATCCTCGAGGAGCGGCTTTGTTTATGGGATCAAGCGGATGAATGTGCCGTTTTTGAAAGTGGAATGTCTGCTATTTCCACCGTTTTATTAGAATTTCTCCGCCCGGGTGACTATTTACTTTACAGTATGCCTGTATATGGAGGCACTGATCACTTCATAAACAAGGTACTTCCGCAATATGGAATTAACGGGATTGGATTTTCGGCTGACGAGACCTTTGAGGAAATCCTAGAAAAAACCAAAGGCCATTCTATCAAATTGGTCTATGTAGAAACCCCTGCTAATCCCACAAATGCGCTATTTGACCTTGAACTCTGTCGGAAAATTGCGGATCATTTCTCATCAGAAAACTCGTATGTACCAGTAGCAGTCGACAACACCTATATGGGACCTCTCTGGCAACATCCGCTTCTACATGGTGCTGACCTCGTTGTTTACTCAGCTACAAAATACATTGGTGGACATTCTGATTTAATAGCTGGAGCCGTACTTGGAAAAAAAGAATTGATGCAGCGGGTCCGAACCTTACGAACTTTTTTAGGAAACATGGCGGGACCTTGGACAGGATGGCTATTAATGCGAAGTCTTGAAACATTAAAAGTGAGAATGACTCAGCAAGCCTTAAATGCCGAAAAGGTAGCTGATTACTTGGCAGCACATCCCAAGGTCGACAAGGTATATTATTTGGGACACCTTGCTGAAGGAACCAATCAATATAAAATTTTCAAAAAGCAGTTGAGTTGCGCAGGCGCAATGGTCTCCTTTGACATTAAAGGAGGTGAAAAGGAGGCTTTCAAATTCCTAGATAGCCTGAAACTTTTCCATTTAGCCGTATCTCTAGGAAGCACAGAATCCCTTGCTGAGCATCCTGCTACCATGACGCATAGCGATGTGAGTGATTCAGATCGTCAAAAGCTAGGGATTTCCGAAAAATTGGTCCGCCTTTCTATTGGCGTTGAACATGCTGATGATTTGATTTGGGATATCAAACAAGCACTAGACCTAGTATAA
- a CDS encoding YCF48-related protein, with amino-acid sequence MKKPLLAFLFFLLESTIGFSQTWTRMQSWGLDFEGIHWLTDQKAIIVGENIIIRTSNGGNSWTESTQEINDWLLDVSFFDESRGIAVGKGGQILFTENGGETWVNSNSGVSENLNQIKFSTENIAFAAGENGILLTSSDFGKNWSPITSVPGFSFYGMSIVGPNTLFLVGSEGKLVLSTNLGSTWNTFQTSTTDTLLSVSGTNPEQMFVAGKNGFIEKFNASNTTFSPIQSFTSSDISTISIHPTNPNHIILGTKDGKGFQSKNGGVDFSSINYGTNLASKFNSSTFSVDGSQIVLVGSAGYIVKSTNQGNSWSVPFAGVKADFITMDLESATYLLLGGRAGEFFVTTNGATTLIPRPIPEVESIHSLEFWNTNYGFVTSSSGVVYRTSNAGQGWTKLQIPTTNAIKGVHIFLPEFPYVVGDAGTIARSSGSSGNSWEVFGSNVSQTSESINDISAFDLQTAYAVGDGGKILWSNNGSIWETIPSQTTENLNYTTRINGTTAYAVGDKGTALKTTDLGRTWSLQNTGIAENIYGVDFFGDNFGMAVGEKGLALATTDGGITWTKLATGTTRDLYAVMAFTENGAFAVGDEGTIIKYNCNPPTGRLSTISGPSQSCLSNQVYQISDLPEDGSSLIWRVDGGQIVKGQGTNQIEVQWTLPGKGGVFVNRSNFCGAGETSFLEVAIGDIPSLEEGIEGEGTVCQGESYSYKAPIIGNFIYTWNIQGGTIISDENQAEIEVIWDTEGLQSLSVRLDNECGNSTSKVFPVQVITSPEAPSPIIGESTPALSTQTYSTVNSPRLNYQWTLSSGGRILSGQGTAQIQVIWEQEGNHTLSVKAQNACDFGPSTTLNVLVDIITSLEPLDNSNWKVYPNPSTGSITVAGKSLGNFEEVVIINSLGQILDSRKIRSNETSLTFDNLPQGVHLVHLQGRQGIITKKLWVR; translated from the coding sequence ATGAAAAAACCCTTACTGGCCTTTTTATTTTTCTTACTTGAGTCAACTATTGGTTTTTCTCAAACTTGGACCCGAATGCAAAGTTGGGGACTTGATTTTGAAGGTATCCATTGGCTTACAGACCAGAAAGCCATAATTGTTGGTGAAAACATCATCATTCGAACCAGTAATGGCGGAAACTCATGGACAGAATCGACACAAGAAATTAACGATTGGCTTCTGGATGTTTCTTTTTTTGATGAATCAAGGGGTATTGCAGTTGGAAAAGGGGGGCAAATTTTATTTACTGAAAATGGAGGAGAAACATGGGTAAATAGCAACTCCGGAGTTTCAGAGAATTTAAATCAGATCAAATTTTCCACGGAAAATATTGCCTTTGCCGCTGGAGAAAATGGGATTCTACTTACCTCTTCGGATTTTGGAAAGAACTGGTCACCAATAACTTCGGTTCCAGGCTTTTCCTTTTATGGAATGTCCATTGTTGGGCCCAATACTCTTTTTTTAGTGGGCTCTGAAGGCAAATTGGTCTTATCCACTAATTTAGGATCCACTTGGAATACATTTCAAACCTCAACCACCGACACATTATTATCTGTATCAGGAACAAACCCTGAACAAATGTTTGTGGCAGGGAAAAATGGTTTTATCGAGAAGTTCAATGCTTCAAATACGACTTTCTCTCCAATCCAATCGTTCACTTCTAGCGATATTTCCACTATTTCAATCCACCCGACCAATCCCAATCATATAATCTTAGGAACTAAAGATGGGAAAGGCTTCCAATCTAAAAATGGAGGGGTTGATTTTTCTAGTATAAACTATGGAACCAATTTGGCTTCCAAATTTAACTCGAGTACATTTTCAGTAGATGGTTCTCAAATAGTATTGGTTGGGAGTGCTGGATATATAGTAAAATCTACTAATCAAGGAAATTCATGGTCTGTTCCTTTTGCAGGAGTAAAGGCAGATTTCATCACCATGGATTTAGAATCAGCCACCTACTTATTGCTCGGAGGACGAGCGGGGGAATTTTTTGTAACTACAAATGGGGCTACAACCTTAATTCCAAGACCGATTCCTGAGGTAGAATCCATTCATTCACTGGAATTTTGGAATACGAATTACGGATTCGTGACCAGCAGCTCAGGAGTAGTTTACCGTACTTCTAATGCAGGACAGGGATGGACCAAGCTTCAAATCCCTACCACTAATGCCATCAAGGGAGTTCATATTTTTCTTCCTGAATTTCCATATGTAGTTGGGGATGCTGGAACCATTGCTCGCTCCTCTGGAAGTAGTGGAAATTCTTGGGAAGTTTTTGGCTCAAATGTTTCACAAACTTCCGAGAGTATTAACGATATCAGCGCATTTGATTTGCAAACAGCTTATGCTGTAGGAGATGGTGGGAAAATTCTTTGGTCAAATAACGGATCAATTTGGGAAACTATTCCCTCCCAAACGACTGAAAATTTAAACTATACCACTCGAATCAATGGAACGACCGCCTATGCTGTAGGGGATAAGGGAACAGCTTTGAAGACAACCGATTTGGGTAGAACGTGGAGTCTTCAAAACACCGGAATCGCTGAGAATATTTATGGAGTGGACTTTTTTGGGGACAACTTTGGAATGGCCGTTGGTGAAAAAGGATTAGCTCTAGCCACAACTGACGGAGGAATTACTTGGACAAAATTAGCCACAGGAACCACCCGTGATTTATATGCAGTGATGGCATTTACCGAAAATGGGGCATTTGCAGTTGGGGATGAAGGAACAATAATTAAGTATAACTGTAATCCCCCTACGGGAAGGTTAAGTACGATCAGTGGACCTAGCCAAAGTTGTTTAAGCAATCAGGTTTATCAGATTTCTGATCTACCAGAGGATGGATCCTCATTGATTTGGAGAGTGGATGGGGGGCAAATTGTCAAAGGTCAAGGCACAAATCAAATCGAAGTACAGTGGACTTTGCCGGGAAAAGGTGGCGTATTTGTCAATCGGTCTAACTTCTGTGGCGCGGGAGAGACCTCATTCTTAGAGGTAGCTATAGGAGACATTCCAAGTCTAGAGGAGGGAATCGAAGGTGAAGGGACAGTATGTCAAGGTGAATCTTATAGCTACAAAGCTCCGATCATTGGTAACTTTATTTACACTTGGAACATTCAAGGTGGAACGATTATTTCTGATGAAAACCAGGCGGAGATTGAAGTAATCTGGGACACAGAAGGACTTCAATCCTTAAGTGTTAGGCTAGACAATGAATGCGGGAATTCCACTTCAAAAGTTTTTCCGGTTCAGGTGATCACTTCCCCTGAGGCCCCATCTCCAATTATTGGCGAGTCTACTCCTGCGCTATCTACCCAAACCTACTCGACTGTTAATTCTCCTAGACTAAATTATCAATGGACCCTAAGCTCTGGTGGCCGTATTTTATCAGGTCAAGGTACGGCTCAAATTCAGGTAATTTGGGAGCAAGAAGGAAATCATACCTTGTCGGTAAAAGCTCAAAATGCTTGTGATTTTGGCCCATCTACCACACTTAATGTGCTGGTGGATATCATAACCTCCCTAGAACCTTTAGACAACTCTAATTGGAAAGTGTATCCCAATCCAAGTACTGGCTCCATAACCGTTGCAGGAAAAAGTTTAGGCAATTTTGAAGAAGTCGTAATTATTAATTCGCTAGGTCAGATCTTGGATTCAAGAAAAATCAGGTCTAATGAGACGTCACTTACATTTGATAATTTACCCCAAGGTGTTCATTTAGTTCACCTCCAGGGAAGACAAGGAATTATCACCAAAAAGCTTTGGGTTCGCTAA